A DNA window from Ranitomeya imitator isolate aRanImi1 chromosome 2, aRanImi1.pri, whole genome shotgun sequence contains the following coding sequences:
- the LOC138662986 gene encoding oocyte zinc finger protein XlCOF6-like isoform X1 translates to MWSAALQVEVSTISDPLSEDLLQKNIFLIYPSKMDMDRDKMAERILHLTLEILFRLTGEDYTVVKKTSSDRCQHPVSEGWGRPLSPITGPPPHPLIHEDINDQKILELIYKMIELLTEEVPIRCQDVAVYFSMEEWEYLEGHRDLYKNIIMEVPQPLTSPDLSSKRTTPERCHSPLLLQVCKQEDPNAPQDHQGEDLTHINTTETYVRDDERCKEEIPTYGYPDDCTRRSEGQLTSSIFKSDDLEILQDTTEVNAITPDISSSNHSKDLSSDSMKQVPSSDSLLTTQENQSHKRGIKKQTAPKANKSFSCSECGKCFNKKSNLVNHHRTHTGEKPFSCSECGKCFNKKSHFVTHHRTHTGEKPFSCSECGKCFAHKSHFVRHQRTHTGEKPFSCSECGKCFKQKSELVNHHRTHTGEKPFSCSECGKCFTFRENLVRHQIIHTGEKPFSCSECGKCFTYKWNLDEHQRTHTGEKPFSCSECGKCFNQKSDLVTHHRTHTGEKPFSCSECGKCFTHKEALVRHQITHTGEKPFSCSECGKCFNQKSHLARHQRTHTGEKPFSCSECGKCFTLKMILVRHQIIHTGEKPFSCSECGKCFKWKALLVRHQTTHTGEKPFSCSECGKCFNQNWHLARHQRTHTGEKPFSCSECGKCFKWKALLVRHQTTHTGEKPFSCSECGKCFNQNWHLARHQRTHTGEKPFSCSECGKCFKRKALLVRHQCCHTVGKPFSFS, encoded by the exons gacagagacaagatggcggagaggatattacacctcaccctagagatcctcttccggcttactggagag gattacacagtggtgaagaagacctctagtgatcgctgtcagcaccctgtgtctgagggatggggaagacccctgagcccaatcacggggcctccacctcaccccctgatccatgaggacatcaacgaccagaagatcctagaactcatctacaagatgattgagctgctgactgaagag gttcctataaggtgtcaggatgtcgctgtctatttctccatggaggagtgggagtatttagaaggacacagagatctgtacaagaacatcataatggaggttccccagcccctcacatctccag atctatccagtaagaggacaacaccagaaagATGTCACAGTCCTCTTCTTCTACAGGTTTGcaagcaagaagatcccaatgctcctcaggatcatcag ggtgaagatctgacccatattaatactacagagacatatgtgagggatgatgagcggtgtaaagaggagattcccacatatggctacccag atgactgtaccaggagatcagagggacagctgacatcttcaatttttaaatctgatgatcttgagatcctgcaagatacaactgaagtgaatgccattactccagatatatcatcatccaatcacagcaaagatctatcatctgattctatgaaacaggtcccatcttctgattcattactgactactcaggaaaatcaaagtcacaaaagaggcattaaaaaacaaactgctcctaaagcaaataagtcattttcatgttcagaatgtgggaaatgttttaacaagaaatccaatttggttaatcaccatagaactcacacaggagagaagcctttttcctgttcagaatgtgggaaatgttttaacaagaagtcacattttgttactcaccatagaactcacacaggggagaagcctttttcctgttcagaatgtgggaaatgttttgcacataaatcacattttgttagacatcaaagaactcacacaggggagaagcctttttcatgttcagaatgtggaaaatgttttaaacagaaatcagaattggttaatcaccatagaactcacacaggggagaagccattttcctgttcagaatgtgggaaatgttttaccttcaGAGAGAATCTCGTTAGACACCaaataattcacacaggagagaagcctttttcatgttcagaatgtggaaaatgttttacctacaaatggaatcttgatgaacaccaaagaacccacacaggggagaagcctttttcatgttcagaatgtgggaaatgttttaaccagaaatcagatttggttactcaccatagaactcacacaggggagaagcctttttcctgttcagaatgtgggaaatgtttcacccACAAAGAggctcttgttagacaccaaataactcacacaggggagaagcctttttcctgttcagaatgtgggaaatgttttaaccagaaatcgcatCTTGctagacaccagagaactcacacaggggagaagccattttcctgttcagaatgtgggaaatgttttaccctcaaaatgattcttgttagacaccaaataattcacacaggggagaagcctttttcctgttcagaatgtgggaaatgttttaaatggaaagcgcttcttgttagacatcagacaactcacacaggggagaagcctttttcctgttcagaatgtgggaaatgttttaaccaaaattgGCATCTTGctagacaccagagaactcacacaggagagaagcctttttcctgttcagaatgtgggaaatgttttaaatggaaagcgcttcttgttagacatcagacaactcacacaggggagaagcctttttcctgttcagaatgtgggaaatgttttaaccaaaattgGCATCTTGctagacaccagagaactcacacaggagagaagccattttcctgttcagaatgtgggaaatgttttaaacggaaagcacttcttgttagacatcagtgcTGTCACACAGTGGGGAAGcccttttcattttcttaa
- the LOC138662986 gene encoding oocyte zinc finger protein XlCOF6-like isoform X2, with amino-acid sequence MDRTGEVRTLEMSVVRFINVSLHYQDYTVVKKTSSDRCQHPVSEGWGRPLSPITGPPPHPLIHEDINDQKILELIYKMIELLTEEVPIRCQDVAVYFSMEEWEYLEGHRDLYKNIIMEVPQPLTSPDLSSKRTTPERCHSPLLLQVCKQEDPNAPQDHQGEDLTHINTTETYVRDDERCKEEIPTYGYPADDCTRRSEGQLTSSIFKSDDLEILQDTTEVNAITPDISSSNHSKDLSSDSMKQVPSSDSLLTTQENQSHKRGIKKQTAPKANKSFSCSECGKCFNKKSNLVNHHRTHTGEKPFSCSECGKCFNKKSHFVTHHRTHTGEKPFSCSECGKCFAHKSHFVRHQRTHTGEKPFSCSECGKCFKQKSELVNHHRTHTGEKPFSCSECGKCFTFRENLVRHQIIHTGEKPFSCSECGKCFTYKWNLDEHQRTHTGEKPFSCSECGKCFNQKSDLVTHHRTHTGEKPFSCSECGKCFTHKEALVRHQITHTGEKPFSCSECGKCFNQKSHLARHQRTHTGEKPFSCSECGKCFTLKMILVRHQIIHTGEKPFSCSECGKCFKWKALLVRHQTTHTGEKPFSCSECGKCFNQNWHLARHQRTHTGEKPFSCSECGKCFKWKALLVRHQTTHTGEKPFSCSECGKCFNQNWHLARHQRTHTGEKPFSCSECGKCFKRKALLVRHQCCHTVGKPFSFS; translated from the exons atggacagaactggagaggtgaggactctggaaatgtctgtagtgagatttattaatgtgtctctccattaccaggattacacagtggtgaagaagacctctagtgatcgctgtcagcaccctgtgtctgagggatggggaagacccctgagcccaatcacggggcctccacctcaccccctgatccatgaggacatcaacgaccagaagatcctagaactcatctacaagatgattgagctgctgactgaagag gttcctataaggtgtcaggatgtcgctgtctatttctccatggaggagtgggagtatttagaaggacacagagatctgtacaagaacatcataatggaggttccccagcccctcacatctccag atctatccagtaagaggacaacaccagaaagATGTCACAGTCCTCTTCTTCTACAGGTTTGcaagcaagaagatcccaatgctcctcaggatcatcag ggtgaagatctgacccatattaatactacagagacatatgtgagggatgatgagcggtgtaaagaggagattcccacatatggctacccag cagatgactgtaccaggagatcagagggacagctgacatcttcaatttttaaatctgatgatcttgagatcctgcaagatacaactgaagtgaatgccattactccagatatatcatcatccaatcacagcaaagatctatcatctgattctatgaaacaggtcccatcttctgattcattactgactactcaggaaaatcaaagtcacaaaagaggcattaaaaaacaaactgctcctaaagcaaataagtcattttcatgttcagaatgtgggaaatgttttaacaagaaatccaatttggttaatcaccatagaactcacacaggagagaagcctttttcctgttcagaatgtgggaaatgttttaacaagaagtcacattttgttactcaccatagaactcacacaggggagaagcctttttcctgttcagaatgtgggaaatgttttgcacataaatcacattttgttagacatcaaagaactcacacaggggagaagcctttttcatgttcagaatgtggaaaatgttttaaacagaaatcagaattggttaatcaccatagaactcacacaggggagaagccattttcctgttcagaatgtgggaaatgttttaccttcaGAGAGAATCTCGTTAGACACCaaataattcacacaggagagaagcctttttcatgttcagaatgtggaaaatgttttacctacaaatggaatcttgatgaacaccaaagaacccacacaggggagaagcctttttcatgttcagaatgtgggaaatgttttaaccagaaatcagatttggttactcaccatagaactcacacaggggagaagcctttttcctgttcagaatgtgggaaatgtttcacccACAAAGAggctcttgttagacaccaaataactcacacaggggagaagcctttttcctgttcagaatgtgggaaatgttttaaccagaaatcgcatCTTGctagacaccagagaactcacacaggggagaagccattttcctgttcagaatgtgggaaatgttttaccctcaaaatgattcttgttagacaccaaataattcacacaggggagaagcctttttcctgttcagaatgtgggaaatgttttaaatggaaagcgcttcttgttagacatcagacaactcacacaggggagaagcctttttcctgttcagaatgtgggaaatgttttaaccaaaattgGCATCTTGctagacaccagagaactcacacaggagagaagcctttttcctgttcagaatgtgggaaatgttttaaatggaaagcgcttcttgttagacatcagacaactcacacaggggagaagcctttttcctgttcagaatgtgggaaatgttttaaccaaaattgGCATCTTGctagacaccagagaactcacacaggagagaagccattttcctgttcagaatgtgggaaatgttttaaacggaaagcacttcttgttagacatcagtgcTGTCACACAGTGGGGAAGcccttttcattttcttaa